The Cinclus cinclus chromosome 18, bCinCin1.1, whole genome shotgun sequence genome has a segment encoding these proteins:
- the TTPAL gene encoding alpha-tocopherol transfer protein-like isoform X2 — MNALTVVLLLGKAMCLFRKQRDTDNKYVNSRCGCKSVGLFVMCSTCFLTDSCYIMSGESDCTRTSPSAGSPSDNELLPDRPKYVCTLSPELVTKAREELQEKPEWRLRDVQALRDMVCKDYPSLGTCLDDAFLLRFLRARKFDYDRALQLLVNYHTCRRTWPEVFSNLKPSAIKPVLESGFVTVLPHRDPQGRHVVCIRPDRWTPSNYPITENIRAIYLTLEKLIQSEETQVNGIVILADYKGVSLSKASHFGPFVAKKVIGILQFFLHGCDLNSLHHNIPPVILPEEYGGTAGKLDISAWNELLLASEEDFVHDFSELVLPCDSSPHDLLVSGDADEKQCDDSLRGMKPQLYYCY, encoded by the exons ATGAATGCCTTGACTGTAGTGCTGCTTCTTGGAAAGGCAATGTGTTTATTTAGGAAACAGAGGGATACAGATAATAAATATGTAAACAGTCGATGTGGTTGTAAGTCTGTGGGTTTGTTTGTCATGTGCAGCACTTGTTTTTTGACAGATTCCTGCTACATTATGTCAGGAGAGAGCGACTGCACCAGGACAAGTCCGTCAGCAGGGTCTCCATCGGACAATGAGCTCCTGCCAGACCGACCAAAGTATGTTTGTACCCTGTCTCCTGAGCTTGTTACCAAAGCCCgggaggagctccaggagaagcCTGAATGGAGGCTTCGTGACGTGCAGGCACTCCGAGATATGGTGTGCAAGGACTATCCTTCCCTAGGGACGTGCCTGGACGATGCTTTTTTGCTAAGGTTCCTCCGAGCCAGGAAGTTTGATTACGATCGAGCCCTTCAGCTCCTGGTGAACTACCACACCTGCAGGAGGACCTGGCCAGAGGTGTTCAGTAACCTGAAGCCATCTGCAATAAAGCCTGTCCTGGAGTCAGGCTTTGTCACTGTGCTGCCTCACCGCGACCCGCAGGGACGCCACGTCGTCTGCATCCGCCCAG ACAGATGGACACCCAGTAATTATCCGATTACCGAGAACATTCGTGCCATATACTTAACCTTAGAAAAACTCATTCAGTCCGAAGAGACCCAGGTGAATGGAATTGTAATCCTGGCAGACTACAAAGGAGTCAGCTTATCTAAGGCGTCTCATTTTGGTCCTTTTGTAGCCAAAAAAGTGATTGGAATTCTTCAG ttttttcttCATGGCTGTGATCTGAATTCCCTTCACCACAACATTCCTCCAGTGATCCTTCCTGAAGAGTATGGTGGTACTGCAGGCAAGCTGGACATCTCTGCCTGGAACGAGCTGCTGCTGGCCTCTGAAGAGGACTTCGTGCATGATTTCTCAGAGCTGGTGCTCCCGTGTGACAGCTCTCCCCATGACCTGCTAGTGAGTGGGGATGCTGATGAAAAGCAGTGTGATGATTCCCTGCGAGGGATGAAACCTCAGCTCTATTACTGTTACTAA
- the TTPAL gene encoding alpha-tocopherol transfer protein-like isoform X3: MNALTVVLLLGKAMCLFRKQRDTDNKYVNSRCGCKSVGLFVMCSTCFLTDSCYIMSGESDCTRTSPSAGSPSDNELLPDRPKYVCTLSPELVTKAREELQEKPEWRLRDVQALRDMVCKDYPSLGTCLDDAFLLRFLRARKFDYDRALQLLVNYHTCRRTWPEVFSNLKPSAIKPVLESGFVTVLPHRDPQGRHVVCIRPDRWTPSNYPITENIRAIYLTLEKLIQSEETQDGFPIRIKAVNIINEPRIFKGIFAIIKPFLKEKIANRFFLHGCDLNSLHHNIPPVILPEEYGGTAGKLDISAWNELLLASEEDFVHDFSELVLPCDSSPHDLLVSGDADEKQCDDSLRGMKPQLYYCY, translated from the exons ATGAATGCCTTGACTGTAGTGCTGCTTCTTGGAAAGGCAATGTGTTTATTTAGGAAACAGAGGGATACAGATAATAAATATGTAAACAGTCGATGTGGTTGTAAGTCTGTGGGTTTGTTTGTCATGTGCAGCACTTGTTTTTTGACAGATTCCTGCTACATTATGTCAGGAGAGAGCGACTGCACCAGGACAAGTCCGTCAGCAGGGTCTCCATCGGACAATGAGCTCCTGCCAGACCGACCAAAGTATGTTTGTACCCTGTCTCCTGAGCTTGTTACCAAAGCCCgggaggagctccaggagaagcCTGAATGGAGGCTTCGTGACGTGCAGGCACTCCGAGATATGGTGTGCAAGGACTATCCTTCCCTAGGGACGTGCCTGGACGATGCTTTTTTGCTAAGGTTCCTCCGAGCCAGGAAGTTTGATTACGATCGAGCCCTTCAGCTCCTGGTGAACTACCACACCTGCAGGAGGACCTGGCCAGAGGTGTTCAGTAACCTGAAGCCATCTGCAATAAAGCCTGTCCTGGAGTCAGGCTTTGTCACTGTGCTGCCTCACCGCGACCCGCAGGGACGCCACGTCGTCTGCATCCGCCCAG ACAGATGGACACCCAGTAATTATCCGATTACCGAGAACATTCGTGCCATATACTTAACCTTAGAAAAACTCATTCAGTCCGAAGAGACCCAG GATGGATTCCCCATTCGAATAAAGGCTGTTAACATAATTAATGAGCCTCGTATATTCAAAGGCATTTTTGCAATCATCAAgccttttctgaaggaaaagatTGCAAACAGG ttttttcttCATGGCTGTGATCTGAATTCCCTTCACCACAACATTCCTCCAGTGATCCTTCCTGAAGAGTATGGTGGTACTGCAGGCAAGCTGGACATCTCTGCCTGGAACGAGCTGCTGCTGGCCTCTGAAGAGGACTTCGTGCATGATTTCTCAGAGCTGGTGCTCCCGTGTGACAGCTCTCCCCATGACCTGCTAGTGAGTGGGGATGCTGATGAAAAGCAGTGTGATGATTCCCTGCGAGGGATGAAACCTCAGCTCTATTACTGTTACTAA
- the TTPAL gene encoding alpha-tocopherol transfer protein-like isoform X6 yields the protein MSSCQTDQRTCLDDAFLLRFLRARKFDYDRALQLLVNYHTCRRTWPEVFSNLKPSAIKPVLESGFVTVLPHRDPQGRHVVCIRPDRWTPSNYPITENIRAIYLTLEKLIQSEETQVNGIVILADYKGVSLSKASHFGPFVAKKVIGILQDGFPIRIKAVNIINEPRIFKGIFAIIKPFLKEKIANRFFLHGCDLNSLHHNIPPVILPEEYGGTAGKLDISAWNELLLASEEDFVHDFSELVLPCDSSPHDLLVSGDADEKQCDDSLRGMKPQLYYCY from the exons ATGAGCTCCTGCCAGACCGACCAAA GGACGTGCCTGGACGATGCTTTTTTGCTAAGGTTCCTCCGAGCCAGGAAGTTTGATTACGATCGAGCCCTTCAGCTCCTGGTGAACTACCACACCTGCAGGAGGACCTGGCCAGAGGTGTTCAGTAACCTGAAGCCATCTGCAATAAAGCCTGTCCTGGAGTCAGGCTTTGTCACTGTGCTGCCTCACCGCGACCCGCAGGGACGCCACGTCGTCTGCATCCGCCCAG ACAGATGGACACCCAGTAATTATCCGATTACCGAGAACATTCGTGCCATATACTTAACCTTAGAAAAACTCATTCAGTCCGAAGAGACCCAGGTGAATGGAATTGTAATCCTGGCAGACTACAAAGGAGTCAGCTTATCTAAGGCGTCTCATTTTGGTCCTTTTGTAGCCAAAAAAGTGATTGGAATTCTTCAG GATGGATTCCCCATTCGAATAAAGGCTGTTAACATAATTAATGAGCCTCGTATATTCAAAGGCATTTTTGCAATCATCAAgccttttctgaaggaaaagatTGCAAACAGG ttttttcttCATGGCTGTGATCTGAATTCCCTTCACCACAACATTCCTCCAGTGATCCTTCCTGAAGAGTATGGTGGTACTGCAGGCAAGCTGGACATCTCTGCCTGGAACGAGCTGCTGCTGGCCTCTGAAGAGGACTTCGTGCATGATTTCTCAGAGCTGGTGCTCCCGTGTGACAGCTCTCCCCATGACCTGCTAGTGAGTGGGGATGCTGATGAAAAGCAGTGTGATGATTCCCTGCGAGGGATGAAACCTCAGCTCTATTACTGTTACTAA
- the TTPAL gene encoding alpha-tocopherol transfer protein-like isoform X1, with protein MNALTVVLLLGKAMCLFRKQRDTDNKYVNSRCGCKSVGLFVMCSTCFLTDSCYIMSGESDCTRTSPSAGSPSDNELLPDRPKYVCTLSPELVTKAREELQEKPEWRLRDVQALRDMVCKDYPSLGTCLDDAFLLRFLRARKFDYDRALQLLVNYHTCRRTWPEVFSNLKPSAIKPVLESGFVTVLPHRDPQGRHVVCIRPDRWTPSNYPITENIRAIYLTLEKLIQSEETQVNGIVILADYKGVSLSKASHFGPFVAKKVIGILQDGFPIRIKAVNIINEPRIFKGIFAIIKPFLKEKIANRFFLHGCDLNSLHHNIPPVILPEEYGGTAGKLDISAWNELLLASEEDFVHDFSELVLPCDSSPHDLLVSGDADEKQCDDSLRGMKPQLYYCY; from the exons ATGAATGCCTTGACTGTAGTGCTGCTTCTTGGAAAGGCAATGTGTTTATTTAGGAAACAGAGGGATACAGATAATAAATATGTAAACAGTCGATGTGGTTGTAAGTCTGTGGGTTTGTTTGTCATGTGCAGCACTTGTTTTTTGACAGATTCCTGCTACATTATGTCAGGAGAGAGCGACTGCACCAGGACAAGTCCGTCAGCAGGGTCTCCATCGGACAATGAGCTCCTGCCAGACCGACCAAAGTATGTTTGTACCCTGTCTCCTGAGCTTGTTACCAAAGCCCgggaggagctccaggagaagcCTGAATGGAGGCTTCGTGACGTGCAGGCACTCCGAGATATGGTGTGCAAGGACTATCCTTCCCTAGGGACGTGCCTGGACGATGCTTTTTTGCTAAGGTTCCTCCGAGCCAGGAAGTTTGATTACGATCGAGCCCTTCAGCTCCTGGTGAACTACCACACCTGCAGGAGGACCTGGCCAGAGGTGTTCAGTAACCTGAAGCCATCTGCAATAAAGCCTGTCCTGGAGTCAGGCTTTGTCACTGTGCTGCCTCACCGCGACCCGCAGGGACGCCACGTCGTCTGCATCCGCCCAG ACAGATGGACACCCAGTAATTATCCGATTACCGAGAACATTCGTGCCATATACTTAACCTTAGAAAAACTCATTCAGTCCGAAGAGACCCAGGTGAATGGAATTGTAATCCTGGCAGACTACAAAGGAGTCAGCTTATCTAAGGCGTCTCATTTTGGTCCTTTTGTAGCCAAAAAAGTGATTGGAATTCTTCAG GATGGATTCCCCATTCGAATAAAGGCTGTTAACATAATTAATGAGCCTCGTATATTCAAAGGCATTTTTGCAATCATCAAgccttttctgaaggaaaagatTGCAAACAGG ttttttcttCATGGCTGTGATCTGAATTCCCTTCACCACAACATTCCTCCAGTGATCCTTCCTGAAGAGTATGGTGGTACTGCAGGCAAGCTGGACATCTCTGCCTGGAACGAGCTGCTGCTGGCCTCTGAAGAGGACTTCGTGCATGATTTCTCAGAGCTGGTGCTCCCGTGTGACAGCTCTCCCCATGACCTGCTAGTGAGTGGGGATGCTGATGAAAAGCAGTGTGATGATTCCCTGCGAGGGATGAAACCTCAGCTCTATTACTGTTACTAA
- the TTPAL gene encoding alpha-tocopherol transfer protein-like isoform X5 — MSGESDCTRTSPSAGSPSDNELLPDRPKYVCTLSPELVTKAREELQEKPEWRLRDVQALRDMVCKDYPSLGTCLDDAFLLRFLRARKFDYDRALQLLVNYHTCRRTWPEVFSNLKPSAIKPVLESGFVTVLPHRDPQGRHVVCIRPDRWTPSNYPITENIRAIYLTLEKLIQSEETQVNGIVILADYKGVSLSKASHFGPFVAKKVIGILQDGFPIRIKAVNIINEPRIFKGIFAIIKPFLKEKIANRFFLHGCDLNSLHHNIPPVILPEEYGGTAGKLDISAWNELLLASEEDFVHDFSELVLPCDSSPHDLLVSGDADEKQCDDSLRGMKPQLYYCY; from the exons ATGTCAGGAGAGAGCGACTGCACCAGGACAAGTCCGTCAGCAGGGTCTCCATCGGACAATGAGCTCCTGCCAGACCGACCAAAGTATGTTTGTACCCTGTCTCCTGAGCTTGTTACCAAAGCCCgggaggagctccaggagaagcCTGAATGGAGGCTTCGTGACGTGCAGGCACTCCGAGATATGGTGTGCAAGGACTATCCTTCCCTAGGGACGTGCCTGGACGATGCTTTTTTGCTAAGGTTCCTCCGAGCCAGGAAGTTTGATTACGATCGAGCCCTTCAGCTCCTGGTGAACTACCACACCTGCAGGAGGACCTGGCCAGAGGTGTTCAGTAACCTGAAGCCATCTGCAATAAAGCCTGTCCTGGAGTCAGGCTTTGTCACTGTGCTGCCTCACCGCGACCCGCAGGGACGCCACGTCGTCTGCATCCGCCCAG ACAGATGGACACCCAGTAATTATCCGATTACCGAGAACATTCGTGCCATATACTTAACCTTAGAAAAACTCATTCAGTCCGAAGAGACCCAGGTGAATGGAATTGTAATCCTGGCAGACTACAAAGGAGTCAGCTTATCTAAGGCGTCTCATTTTGGTCCTTTTGTAGCCAAAAAAGTGATTGGAATTCTTCAG GATGGATTCCCCATTCGAATAAAGGCTGTTAACATAATTAATGAGCCTCGTATATTCAAAGGCATTTTTGCAATCATCAAgccttttctgaaggaaaagatTGCAAACAGG ttttttcttCATGGCTGTGATCTGAATTCCCTTCACCACAACATTCCTCCAGTGATCCTTCCTGAAGAGTATGGTGGTACTGCAGGCAAGCTGGACATCTCTGCCTGGAACGAGCTGCTGCTGGCCTCTGAAGAGGACTTCGTGCATGATTTCTCAGAGCTGGTGCTCCCGTGTGACAGCTCTCCCCATGACCTGCTAGTGAGTGGGGATGCTGATGAAAAGCAGTGTGATGATTCCCTGCGAGGGATGAAACCTCAGCTCTATTACTGTTACTAA
- the TTPAL gene encoding alpha-tocopherol transfer protein-like isoform X4, whose product MNALTVVLLLGKAMCLFRKQRDTDNKYVNSRCGCKSVGLFVMCSTCFLTDSCYIMSGESDCTRTSPSAGSPSDNELLPDRPKFLRARKFDYDRALQLLVNYHTCRRTWPEVFSNLKPSAIKPVLESGFVTVLPHRDPQGRHVVCIRPDRWTPSNYPITENIRAIYLTLEKLIQSEETQVNGIVILADYKGVSLSKASHFGPFVAKKVIGILQDGFPIRIKAVNIINEPRIFKGIFAIIKPFLKEKIANRFFLHGCDLNSLHHNIPPVILPEEYGGTAGKLDISAWNELLLASEEDFVHDFSELVLPCDSSPHDLLVSGDADEKQCDDSLRGMKPQLYYCY is encoded by the exons ATGAATGCCTTGACTGTAGTGCTGCTTCTTGGAAAGGCAATGTGTTTATTTAGGAAACAGAGGGATACAGATAATAAATATGTAAACAGTCGATGTGGTTGTAAGTCTGTGGGTTTGTTTGTCATGTGCAGCACTTGTTTTTTGACAGATTCCTGCTACATTATGTCAGGAGAGAGCGACTGCACCAGGACAAGTCCGTCAGCAGGGTCTCCATCGGACAATGAGCTCCTGCCAGACCGACCAAA GTTCCTCCGAGCCAGGAAGTTTGATTACGATCGAGCCCTTCAGCTCCTGGTGAACTACCACACCTGCAGGAGGACCTGGCCAGAGGTGTTCAGTAACCTGAAGCCATCTGCAATAAAGCCTGTCCTGGAGTCAGGCTTTGTCACTGTGCTGCCTCACCGCGACCCGCAGGGACGCCACGTCGTCTGCATCCGCCCAG ACAGATGGACACCCAGTAATTATCCGATTACCGAGAACATTCGTGCCATATACTTAACCTTAGAAAAACTCATTCAGTCCGAAGAGACCCAGGTGAATGGAATTGTAATCCTGGCAGACTACAAAGGAGTCAGCTTATCTAAGGCGTCTCATTTTGGTCCTTTTGTAGCCAAAAAAGTGATTGGAATTCTTCAG GATGGATTCCCCATTCGAATAAAGGCTGTTAACATAATTAATGAGCCTCGTATATTCAAAGGCATTTTTGCAATCATCAAgccttttctgaaggaaaagatTGCAAACAGG ttttttcttCATGGCTGTGATCTGAATTCCCTTCACCACAACATTCCTCCAGTGATCCTTCCTGAAGAGTATGGTGGTACTGCAGGCAAGCTGGACATCTCTGCCTGGAACGAGCTGCTGCTGGCCTCTGAAGAGGACTTCGTGCATGATTTCTCAGAGCTGGTGCTCCCGTGTGACAGCTCTCCCCATGACCTGCTAGTGAGTGGGGATGCTGATGAAAAGCAGTGTGATGATTCCCTGCGAGGGATGAAACCTCAGCTCTATTACTGTTACTAA